In one window of Aphidius gifuensis isolate YNYX2018 linkage group LG4, ASM1490517v1, whole genome shotgun sequence DNA:
- the LOC122853873 gene encoding heterogeneous nuclear ribonucleoprotein A1, A2/B1 homolog: MAQEPKDLLSTLTAYERAREREEASRARRRADLAQRHEQAQTSLYLIEAEALQEGYEMPASAFRGVYFHDPLADNRDDNRSDLDGAVELDDVGGADAIDFRVARREEMLRGVPVGGIAGGAHNVHGVFAAGGAGAGRGNGGTLGGRAGGVILGQMPVNEFESSRYWRKQYFQSILGGGGNRGPGNNTGRRGREQGRQGRQGGRQGGRNGPANVFYLGQ, translated from the exons atGGCTCAAGAACCAAAA gaCCTCCTAAGTACACTGACAGCTTATGAGCGTGCTCGTGAAAGAGAGGAAGCATCCCGGGCACGACGCAGAGCTGATCTTGCTCAACGTCACGAGCAAGCTCAAACTAGTCTTTATTTGATTGAAGCAGAAGCCCTTCAAGAAGGCTACGAGATGCCAGCTTCAGCTTTTCGTGgtgtttattttcatgatccACTTGCTGATAATCGTGATGATAATCGTAGTGATCTTGATGGTGCTGTGGAGCTTGATGATGTTGGAGGTGCTGATGCCATCGATTTTAGAGTTGCTCGTCGGGAAGAAATGTTGAGAGGTGTACCAGTCGGTGGTATTGCTGGTGGTGCTCATAATGTTCATGGTGTTTTTGCTGCTGGTGGTGCTGGGGCTGGACGTGGTAATGGTGGTACTCTTGGAGGTCGTGCTGGAGGTGTCATTCTTGGTCAGATGCCAGTCAACGAGTTTGAAAGTtccag GTACTGGCGAAAGCAGTACTTCCAATCAAtacttggtggtggtggtaatcgAGGACCAGGAAATAACACCGGGAGACGAGGACGAGAACAAGGACGACAAGGTAGACAAGGTGGTAGACAAGGTGGTCGAAATGGACCCGCCAATGTCTTCTATTTGggacaataa